A single Candidatus Hydrogenedentota bacterium DNA region contains:
- a CDS encoding ImmA/IrrE family metallo-endopeptidase produces MREQGRNQAWIAKEIGVTRAAVTKWLNLEDFPRPDKLLKLGTLLKLSFKQLVKESDDPMEPVVAFRRKGGRKTTQDHLERAKHMGVLLRHLAALLPFDQLARPATLRNPKCEYRYLQQVAIKIRQEINIQDTKPVQFRDLIDQFAQLHAVIVPVLWGDKSHHENALHIYLPDSMTTWVYLNLDSNIHDFKFWMAHELGHVYAPALCEDAGEDFADAFAQALLFPEASAHAAHDDLSNIRGKGARINRIKDIAREYGISPTTVNLALKEYAREHDVASVDVGRDIYAASTNFNKEFSTVSGLLFPQMPPSAKQYISVCHEDFQSPFFDALQRYVRSTNVSAGFVETVLQLPLRDAMEIVEELR; encoded by the coding sequence ATGCGTGAACAAGGTCGTAATCAGGCGTGGATAGCCAAAGAAATCGGGGTCACTCGTGCCGCAGTGACCAAGTGGCTAAACTTGGAGGATTTTCCGAGGCCAGACAAACTCCTGAAACTCGGCACGTTACTTAAACTCAGTTTCAAGCAACTGGTCAAGGAATCAGACGATCCGATGGAGCCGGTGGTGGCCTTTCGGCGCAAAGGTGGGCGAAAGACTACACAGGATCATTTGGAGCGGGCAAAGCACATGGGAGTACTGTTGCGCCATTTGGCCGCCTTGCTTCCCTTTGATCAACTAGCACGCCCCGCAACCTTGCGCAACCCCAAATGTGAATATCGCTATCTTCAGCAAGTTGCGATAAAGATCCGACAGGAAATAAATATCCAGGATACAAAGCCTGTTCAATTCCGGGATCTCATTGACCAGTTCGCACAGCTTCATGCGGTCATCGTCCCCGTTCTCTGGGGCGACAAAAGCCATCATGAAAACGCCCTTCACATCTACCTTCCGGACTCCATGACCACCTGGGTTTATCTGAACCTGGACAGCAACATTCATGACTTCAAATTTTGGATGGCACATGAATTGGGGCATGTTTATGCACCCGCACTCTGTGAAGACGCAGGCGAGGATTTCGCTGATGCTTTCGCGCAGGCACTTCTTTTCCCGGAAGCAAGCGCCCACGCGGCGCACGATGACTTGAGCAATATCCGCGGGAAAGGAGCGCGGATTAACCGCATCAAGGATATCGCGCGGGAGTATGGGATTTCGCCGACCACCGTGAATCTCGCCCTCAAGGAGTATGCGCGAGAACACGATGTTGCGTCTGTCGACGTGGGAAGAGATATTTACGCTGCTTCGACGAACTTCAACAAAGAATTCAGCACCGTTTCGGGGCTCTTGTTCCCTCAGATGCCGCCAAGCGCGAAGCAATACATATCCGTATGCCATGAGGATTTCCAAAGTCCTTTCTTCGACGCACTTCAACGATATGTCCGTTCAACGAATGTCTCAGCGGGTTTCGTGGAAACTGTACTGCAACTTCCGCTGCGAGACGCGATGGAAATCGTTGAGGAGCTTCGATGA